One window from the genome of Oryza glaberrima chromosome 3, OglaRS2, whole genome shotgun sequence encodes:
- the LOC127767442 gene encoding G-type lectin S-receptor-like serine/threonine-protein kinase LECRK3 yields MTMTAPRQEDSRIDGNIVGLRSYSFQELDVATNGFGEELGKGAYGTVFKGVVADTNQDIAVKRLEKMAEDGQREFNREVRVIARTHHRNLLRLLGFCNEGIHRLLVYEYMPNGSLANLLFHSDASPAWSKRVAIALDVARGLQYLHSEIEGPIIHCDIKPENILIDSLGIAKIADFGLAKLLIGNQTKTFTGIRGTRGYLAPEWSKNRAITMKADMYSYGIMLLEVISCKKSMDLKRAGEEYNISEWAYECVMFGDAGKVADGVDEAELVRMVNVGIWCTQSEPVMRPAMKSVALMIEGAIEVHQPPPPASYSQSLT; encoded by the coding sequence ATGACAATGACGGCACCACGGCAAGAGGACTCCAGGATTGATGGGAACATTGTTGGCCTCAGATCCTATTCTTTCCAGGAACTAGATGTGGCAACAAATGGTTTCGGCGAAGAGCTTGGCAAGGGGGCATACGGGACGGTATTCAAAGGTGTCGTGGCTGACACCAACCAGGACATCGCTGTGAAGAGGCTCGAAAAGATGGCTGAGGATGGGCAGCGTGAATTTAACAGGGAAGTGCGTGTGATTGCAAGAACACACCACCGGAACCTGCTGCGATTGCTTGGTTTCTGCAATGAGGGCATTCATCGCCTGCTTGTGTATGAGTACATGCCAAATGGATCCCTGGCAAACCTCCTCTTTCACTCAGATGCCTCCCCTGCCTGGAGCAAGAGGGTTGCAATTGCACTAGATGTTGCCAGAGGGTTGCAATACCTGCATTCAGAGATAGAGGGCCCAATAATCCACTGCGATATCAAGCCAGAGAACATACTCATTGACAGTTTGGGGATAGCTAAGATTGCTGACTTTGGGCTAGCAAAGCTACTGATAGGGAACCAAACAAAGACATTCACCGGCATCCGAGGAACCCGGGGCTATCTAGCACCGGAGTGGAGCAAGAACAGAGCAATCACCATGAAGGCAGACATGTACAGCTACGGGATCATGCTTCTGGAGGTCATAAGCTGTAAGAAAAGCATGGATCTGAAGCGGGCTGGGGAGGAGTACAACATTTCCGAGTGGGCATATGAGTGTGTGATGTTTGGTGATGCTGGCAAGGTGGCAGATGGTGTCGACGAAGCTGAGCTGGTGAGAATGGTGAACGTCGGCATTTGGTGCACACAGAGTGAACCTGTGATGCGACCAGCGATGAAGAGTGTTGCTCTTATGATTGAAGGTGCCATCGAAGTTCACCAGCCCCCACCCCCTGCATCATATTCGCAGTCACTAACATGA
- the LOC127765389 gene encoding probable acylpyruvase FAHD2, mitochondrial, which yields MAAAAQRLLAASTKIVGVGRNFVAHAKELGNPVPKEPVLFLKPTSSFLHAGVAGAAIEVPEPVESLHHEVELAVVISQRARDVPEASAMDFVGGYALALDMTARELQSAAKSAGLPWTLGKAQDTFTPISAVIPKSDVANPDDLELWLKVDDELRQKGSTSDMIFKIPSLISYISSIMTLMEGDVILTGTPEGVGPVRPGQKIKAGITGLIDVEFDVQKRKRSFST from the exons atggcggcggcggcgcagaggctCCTGGCGGCCAGCACGAAGATCGTAGGGGTGGGCCGCAACTTCGTCGCCCACGCCAAGGAGCTCGGGAACCCCGTCCCCAAG GAGCCGGTGCTGTTCCTGAAGCCCACCTCGTCGTTCCTCCACGCGGGcgtggccggcgccgccatcgagGTGCCGGAGCCGGTCGAGTCGCTGCACCACGAGGTCGAGCTTGCCGTTGTCATCTCCCAGCGCGCGCGCGACGTCCCCGAAGCATCCGCCATGGACTTCGTAGGAG GTTATGCACTTGCTTTGGACATGACAGCAAGAGAACTTCAGTCTGCGGCTAAG TCTGCAGGTCTTCCTTGGACTTTGGGTAAAGCACAGGACACCTTCACTCCAATTAGTGCAGTG ATTCCAAAATCAGATGTCGCTAATCCTGATGATCTAGAGCTCTGGCTAAAG GTTGATGATGAACTTAGGCAGAAGGGATCTACAAGTGATATGATATTCAAGATACCATCTCTAATAAGTTATATCAGTTCCATCATGACATTAATGGAGGGTGATGTTATACTGACCG GTACTCCTGAGGGTGTAGGCCCAGTACGACCAGGACAGAAGATCAAAGCTGGTATAACCGGCCTCATTGATGTTGAGTTTGATGTTCAGAAGCGCAAGCGGTCATTTTCTACTTGA